The Amycolatopsis sp. DG1A-15b genome window below encodes:
- a CDS encoding PadR family transcriptional regulator — MSISHTLLALLESGPRHGYDLKRAYDEQFGQDRPLAYGQVYSTLSRLLRNGMVEVAGVESGDGPDRKRYTITDAGVTDVETWLRTPENPQPYLQNTLYTKVVLALLSGRSATDVLDVQRGEHLNVMRALTKRKHAGDLADQLICDHALFHLEADLRWLELTAARLGELEQAVR, encoded by the coding sequence ATGTCGATTTCGCACACCTTGCTCGCTTTGCTCGAGTCCGGCCCGCGGCATGGCTACGACCTGAAACGGGCGTACGACGAGCAGTTCGGGCAGGACCGCCCGCTGGCTTACGGCCAGGTCTATTCGACGCTGTCACGGCTGCTGCGCAACGGCATGGTCGAAGTGGCGGGCGTCGAGAGCGGGGACGGGCCGGACCGGAAGCGCTACACGATCACCGACGCGGGGGTCACCGACGTCGAGACGTGGCTGCGCACACCGGAAAACCCGCAGCCGTACCTGCAGAACACGCTCTACACCAAGGTGGTGCTCGCGCTGCTGTCCGGGCGCAGCGCCACCGACGTGCTCGACGTCCAGCGCGGCGAGCACCTGAACGTGATGCGCGCGCTCACCAAACGCAAGCATGCGGGCGACCTCGCCGATCAGCTGATCTGCGATCACGCGCTCTTCCACCTCGAGGCGGACCTGCGGTGGCTGGAGCTCACCGCCGCGCGCCTCGGTGAACTCGAACAGGCGGTGCGCTGA
- a CDS encoding ATP-binding cassette domain-containing protein: MTIEIRGLTKRYGPDTVVDDLSFTVHPGQVTGFLGPNGAGKSTTMKMIVDLAAPTRGSVTIGGRRYRDLPVPLTEVGALLDAGAVHGGRTAHDHLLALAVSNGLPRRRVGEVLGRTGLDGVAGKRAGGFSLGMRQRLGLAAALLGDPRVLIFDEPVNGLDPEGIRWIRDFMRSLAREGRAVLVSSHLMSEMAQTADHLVVIGRGRLVADTTVSELVRGEGTVLVRTPEPGFARLLATAGAAVREGTEASLVVSGMTSAEIGKVAAYHGVALAELTPQRVSLEDAFMELTKDRTDYQGAVA, encoded by the coding sequence ATGACGATCGAAATCCGGGGCCTGACCAAGCGGTACGGGCCCGACACCGTGGTGGACGACCTGTCGTTCACCGTCCACCCCGGGCAGGTGACCGGGTTCCTCGGGCCCAACGGCGCCGGCAAGTCCACGACCATGAAGATGATCGTGGACCTGGCCGCGCCGACGCGGGGCTCGGTCACCATCGGCGGGCGCCGCTACCGGGATCTCCCCGTGCCGCTCACCGAGGTGGGCGCGCTGCTCGACGCCGGTGCCGTCCACGGTGGCCGCACGGCCCACGACCACCTGCTGGCCCTCGCGGTGAGCAACGGCCTCCCCCGCCGCCGGGTCGGCGAGGTGCTCGGCCGGACCGGGCTGGACGGCGTGGCCGGCAAGCGGGCGGGCGGGTTCTCGCTCGGCATGCGGCAGCGGCTCGGCCTCGCCGCGGCGTTGCTCGGCGACCCGCGGGTGCTGATCTTCGACGAGCCGGTGAACGGCCTCGACCCCGAAGGGATCCGCTGGATCCGGGACTTCATGCGCTCGCTCGCCCGCGAGGGCCGGGCGGTGCTCGTGTCCAGCCACCTGATGAGCGAGATGGCGCAGACCGCCGACCACCTCGTCGTCATCGGCCGCGGACGGCTCGTCGCCGACACCACCGTGAGCGAGCTCGTGCGTGGCGAGGGCACCGTGCTCGTCCGCACGCCCGAGCCGGGCTTCGCGCGGCTGCTGGCCACCGCCGGAGCCGCCGTGCGGGAAGGGACCGAGGCGTCGCTCGTCGTGTCCGGCATGACGAGCGCGGAAATCGGGAAGGTCGCGGCCTACCACGGCGTCGCGCTCGCCGAGCTCACGCCGCAGCGTGTTTCGCTGGAAGACGCCTTCATGGAACTGACCAAGGACCGCACCGACTACCAGGGGGCCGTCGCATGA
- a CDS encoding ABC transporter ATP-binding protein: MAGPGTPLLVGKGLHKSFGPTRALDGAALSVSAGEVLAIMGASGSGKSTLLHCLAGIIRPDAGTIDYRGADLAGMADKGRSALRRTDFGFVFQFGQLVPELSCLENVALPLRLTGSRRKQAEAKATEWLARLEVDGLAKRRPGDVSGGQAQRVAVARALVTGPKVVFADEPTGALDSLNGEKVMRMLTEAARETDAAVVLVTHEPRVAAYSDREIMVLDGRTVDRELVA; this comes from the coding sequence ATGGCCGGGCCGGGAACGCCGTTGCTCGTCGGCAAGGGACTGCACAAGTCGTTCGGCCCGACGCGGGCGCTCGACGGGGCGGCGCTGTCCGTCTCGGCGGGGGAGGTGCTCGCGATCATGGGCGCGTCCGGGTCGGGCAAATCGACGCTGCTGCACTGTCTCGCCGGCATCATCCGGCCGGACGCGGGCACCATCGACTACCGCGGCGCCGACCTCGCCGGGATGGCCGACAAGGGCCGGAGTGCGTTGCGGCGCACCGACTTCGGCTTCGTGTTCCAGTTCGGCCAGCTCGTGCCCGAGCTGTCCTGCCTCGAGAACGTCGCGCTTCCGCTGCGGCTGACCGGAAGCCGGCGGAAGCAGGCCGAGGCCAAGGCGACCGAATGGCTCGCCCGGCTGGAGGTCGACGGGCTGGCCAAGCGCCGTCCCGGCGACGTCTCCGGCGGGCAGGCGCAGCGGGTCGCGGTGGCGCGGGCGCTGGTGACCGGGCCGAAGGTGGTCTTCGCCGACGAGCCGACCGGCGCGCTCGACTCGCTCAACGGCGAAAAGGTCATGCGGATGCTCACCGAGGCGGCGCGGGAAACGGACGCCGCGGTGGTGCTGGTGACCCACGAGCCGCGGGTGGCCGCCTATTCGGACCGGGAGATCATGGTGCTCGACGGGCGCACCGTCGATCGGGAGCTGGTCGCATGA